Within Vicia villosa cultivar HV-30 ecotype Madison, WI linkage group LG1, Vvil1.0, whole genome shotgun sequence, the genomic segment TAATGACCATGAAGTCATCATTATGAAGGTGATATGTCTCACTTCTCCCATGGGAGAGAAGTATTTATATAGGCCTCTTGGGTTTAGGATTTTCTTGGAAAGGTCGCTGCCCAACTAGTCAAATGATCGACTATTTTTGAATCCCTAATTTCAAGGGGACCCAAGTTAGTTATTTACTCTTTCTTTTCTCTTCCAAAAAAACGTCTTATCTCATGTTTCCTCTGACGGGGGTGACAGAAAAGTATCTGGAAGGCAAGGTATACCTCCCTAAAGGCGACATATTTACATCGCTTCCAAGGGGCAACCTATTGTCGTCACGACTTACACAAGATCTTTTACAAATATATCATTATAATAgtctaaaacaaattttattatttaaaattttaatatattattttgttataaattgaagaattaaattctctataaatattattttattgaaaaagtCTTATTTTCTATTAACTGTACCAGCACATATGAATCATAATTATAAGTAAGAGTGGCAAAACAGGTCCGACCCGTTAGACAATGCCCGTAGCGGGTGAAGGTTTTAGGCCCTCATTCTCTAGTGTGACGaccccgccccgttttttatgCGGACTTTTGAGGGCATaaacattaacataaattttaaatttttaggcttaaaaagtgCAGTGTCCGCGGGTTTAGCCTGCCCCGCCTTCACTTTTTTGTAGAGCGAGACCAAGGTTTTAGGCCCACACCCTCAACTATGACCGCAGCGCTCCGCTCCATTTTTTTTTAGACTTTTGCTGAGCGGGCATGCCGTTTGCCACCCCGTAGCTATTAGCCTATTACTTACCCCTTTGGAATAAAACGACAAAGCCATTCTATGTGGTTATACATGTACTTCAACGTGTTCCCTTGTGGAGCTCAAATTTGATGCTTTTACGTTTAATGAAACATAGAAGAAAAGGAAAACAAGAGTcatagtgaaaaagaaaaaagaaaaaacttgtttttttctttgatttttaagTTTAGTTTGTTATGTCATTGCTTCATCTTCAACCCATCAATGGAAAATCTCAGCTTTTGGTGAGGACTCCATTCTCCCACAAGAAATATGGCAGAAAACCCTTCATTTTCAGACCACAAGCTGTTTCCTCCAAAACCCAGGTCCTAAATTACTTACTCTTCAATTGTTGTTATGTGTGTTATTATGTTAtgtctctttgttttcctctgtATCAAAGATTATgacgttttgattttttttatagaggATAATGGAGGGTGTTTCAGTGAGTGGAGAAGTTGGTGGTGCTGGTGGAGCATACTCATATCAAGCCTTGAAAAGATTAGATCAGCTATGGTCAAACATTTGCTCACCTCAACAAGGTTCATGTCATTCAATCATTTCTTATTCTCTGTCAAACACTCACATTGACACTAATAGTGATAtttgtgaaaatgatttaattgaatgtAATCACTTGTGTCTGCTGCAATTTGTGAAAATGATATAATTGAATGTAATCACACGTGTCTGAATGTCGGTGTCGGATACCAGACACACATTCAGTATGAAGTGTCGGTGCAACTATTCAATTAGAAATGAGACAATTTATATGTCTTCTAAATTGGTAGCTTCTTATAAGATGATATGTGTATATTGCAGTTGTGCAAGAACCTCAGCAAGTTGTCTCTACAATACCTAGCTTGTTTACCTCATCTGATCTTGCTGACAAAGCACAAGGTTCATATGATGTGATAGTGTGTGGAGGTACTCTTGGAATTTTCATTGCCACAGCGTTGTGTGCTAGGGGTCTTCGAGTTGCCGTTGTCGAAAGGAATGTGTTGAAAGGGGTAATTTTAGCTGTATTCACCCATCAAATCCTAGATAAAGGAGTTAACAAATTTTTTTGAAGTATAGTATTAGTTTcgattttgtttttgttgcttTGATCATTAGAGAGAACAAGAGTGGAACATATCAAGAAAGGAGCTTTTGGAACTTGTAGAAGTTGGAGTTTTGGAAGAAGATGACATTGAAAGAGTCACAGCAGCAAAATTTAATCCTGTAATTGCTAAACTAAAAATTTTTATATACTTCATGGCttcattttcaaatcattttcaactaacTTTACAAAGATCATTTCATGAACTTTGCAGAATAGATGTGGATTTGAAAGGAAAGGAGATATATGGGTCAACAACATTCTTAATCTCGGTGTTTCGTCAGTCTCCTTCCCATAAACTAATTTGATATACCAGTAAAGTATTCACATAATTGTTGTCTTCTGTTTGTTTGGTTAACTCTCCATGCATTTTATGTTTACTATACGCGTTACAATTCCCTATAAATCGAGTATTTTATTTAGGACCGTGTAAAAAATGCAGATCTTGCCTATTGTAACTTTTTTCGCTGCCATTGCAGACCTGCCAGGCTTATAGAGATTGTAAAGAAACGTTTTATTTCCCTTGGGGGAGTCATTTTGGAGGGCTTAAGTGTCTCTTGCATAAATGTTTACGACGATGCTGCAGTGAGTTTATTAGATGATACAGGATAATGTTAATATCTACTTCATTTGATGATAAAGAAACATGAATacttgtattattttatttttcaggttcTGAAACTTTCCGGTGACAACATCTTGTCATCTCGTCTTATAATCGATGCCATGGGGAACTTTTCGCCTATTGTAAAACAGGTCAGGAGTACAAACATAAACGCTTTTTCATTCTCTCAGCGCTGTTTCACTGTCATATTCGATGTTTGTTAAACAGATACGGCGCGGGAGGAAGCCTGATGGTGTTTGTCTAGTTGTTGGAACCTGCGCACGCGGCTTTGAAAATAACTCGCTTAGTGATGTGATATTCAGCAGTTCAACTGTAAAGAAAGTCGGAGATTCAAAAGCACAATATTTTTGGGAGGTAATGCTTTTACTATATCAACTGAAATATAATATCATCgatttttattttaaagattTTTCATTGAAATCTTCACAGGCATTTCCAGCAGGCTCGGGTCCTCTTGATCGTACTACTTATATGTTCACTTACGTAGAACCTCGACCCGGATCCCCGAAATTGGAAGAACTGTTGGAAGAATATTGGGAGCTTATGCCAGAATATCAGGCtagttttcttttcttattttgttcAGAATTCTGAATTCTTTTCTTATCTTTTATTACAGAAATAGTTGTATTTGGTGTGCATTTGCAATTTTTATATGATAGGGTGTTTCACTTGACAATCTAGAGATACTGCGAGTTCTTTACGGGATATTTCCAACATATCGCGAGAGGTACTAATATGCACGAGACCATGTGCTTACAAATTCATTATGTTCTACTGTAAATTTCCAATTTAAATCTTCTTAATACAATGTTATTGCCACTTTTTTCCTGATACAACTCTGTTTGTTGATATGGAGCACCTCACAGCCCACTACCAGCGGCTTTTAGTAGAGTTTTGCAGGtaaattatgattttacactTTTGATGTTCGATGAAAAGAAGTCGTCTTAAGATATATGATATCAAAGTAATGAAGGTTTATTCTGTAGTTTGGTGATGCCAGTGGTATACAATCACCGGTATCATTTGGTGGTTTTGGGAGTTTAACAAGGCATCTTGGGAGACTGTCAGCTGGTACGCCTTTCTGTGATATTTGTTGCATTGTTTTTGGATACATACGATTGACTTGTTTTACTATCGGTGATTGCGAAAATATTTATCGGTATCACTCTGCGAATGAAGGAATACATGAAGCAATCAGTGGTGATTATCTTGACGCATACAACTTGTCTCTGTTGAATCCATATATGGTACTTTTCTGCATTCTTTAAATAGTTTGACTATTTCATCAACCTTACATGAAACCAAGTACCGTTATTTCTGTTTAATGCAGCCCAACTTGAGTGCTTCATGGTTGTTCCAAAGAGCAATGTCAGCGAAGCAACAGTCCGATGAAGTTCCTGAAGATTTTATCAATGAACTTCTTTATGCCAATTTTAGTTGTATGCAGGTAGTTCATCTCACTCATCACTCGaggttattttctttaatttcttatGTCGTATTTCTCAGTGTATTTAAATAGCGACACAGCAGTACAAATATTGTCAAATAGTGGCGCTTTAGCACTGTTACATAGTTGAATTTGAACAAACCAACCTCTATTTTCTGCAATCTACAATTGACAACACTTATTTTGCATTTGCAGAGGCTTGGGGATCCAGTGCTACGACCATTTCTGCAGGATGTCGTACAGTTTGGGCCACTTTCAAAGACACTAGGACTGGTTATGTTAACAAGGCCTCAAATACTCCCATCCATATTCAAACAGGTGATTCATAAGTTTAACAGCTATGCACATATAGCGTAAACTTATTTGACATAAACATGGAAATGTATTCATTACTAGTATCTTACAACATAAGACTATTGGAAATTGATCTTGTTCCAGGTTGGTATTCCTGTACTGCTTGATTGGTTCAGACATTTTCTGATGCTGGGTTATTACACCTTTCTCGCGACCTTTGCTGATCCTATTGTGAGGTAATAGCCTTTTCATTTTAATGTCCTTTTTGAACCATTTACTATTTTGTATATTTATTATACAAGAATGCACGTAAATTCAATAATATGATATATCTTTTCTTCTCACATGTTCCGTTCATTGCAAGGCCATTAATAAATACACTACCATCCAAGACGAGTTTCCAGTGGAAACGACATCTCGAGGCTTGGAAATATGGATCTGGTCTTGATTACAAGCTATAGGAAGTGGAAACGACATCTCGAGGCTTGGAAATATGGATCTGGTCTTGATTACAAGCTATAGGAACTACCTTTAACAATAAGGGTTTAGCGCAACTGGTCAGTGCATAGTGTGTGAGTGTTGTAATCTTCAGAGTACATAGTTTGATTCCTACTGGAAAAAAAGCACTTTTACACATGATTCATATTCATATCAAATATTGATAACAAAGACAAACATATTCCCATCTTCTTTGCCGTGTTATCTACTACATATATCTGAAAGAACAAATGAATTGCTGAATTAACCAAAACAGCAATTCTGTTATTTACTACATATACTGTATTATTTTCATTCTCCAGAAAGCTTTAACTTCTACACTAAAGCCAGAACAACAGCCAGAGGAACACTAGATCCAAATTATCTACATATCACCCATGCCACTATTATTAATGCAAAGTATAATAAAAGGAaaacaagtaaatatacaaatctCAATCTGATTATTTAGCACCAAAAAGGTTAGATAGATCTTTTACGAAAGCCTTCTGCTCGACATCTTTCCTTTCCAAATGCCACTTTTTTGACATATTTTCAGCCTATAAATTAAAGTTTTGGATTTTGAGTTATGACTGTCAACTGAAATATTGAGAAGTATAAAGAGATGCAATTGGAAACTTACCCATATTTTCATGGGAATAAATTGCTTTTTGATATTATCAAGTTGTGGCTCAACAACATCCTTTCCTTTAGTTTTGAGGTCATCCATCTGTTAAAACAACAAAAACGTAAGATAAAGAAGAAACAATAATAGTTTACAGGAATAGTTTTATTAGTCCTAAATAGTTCATTGAACATGATGAAGAGTCAATGGAGTCAAATCGCTTACATTATGCAGTTCTAACTTGGATGCCACTGTACCGATTACCATCGCAGCACCACCAAATACAACTGCAGTGGCAATAGCAAATGCCTTTCCAACtataaaattgaaaacaaaaataattgcATTAGAAAACATGGGTATCATATCCCAAAGCACTCTTCTCATGGTGCTTTTAACAGTCTCATGCAGCatgaaccattgaattttttCTACTCAAATTTGTACTTGGTccacaaactaagaaaagcttACTTGTTTTGATTTTATCGGTGACCATTACCTCACACAACCTGACTTATAGCAGAGACGTAACTTCTGCCCAAATAATACCCCACTGCTATTTTCCTCTATCAAACCTTAGATATGTTTGACTTCCCTTCCCTCCCCCTTATTCACAATTTCTATATTCAAAACGTAAAAGACCTCAACCATAGTTTCAAACTATCAGGTTCCTCTTATGTAAGTACAAATTTCTCTACTGTTATCGGGAACCTATGAAGGTTTAACTTTAGCTCGTGTAATAGATGAGAAACTCTAAGAATGACTACTTTCCTTACTGAAATTATTGGACACTCTCTAGACCCAATAAGCTATCTTATCCCCCTCAAAAAACTCAACATTTATACCACCACATCGGCTCAATCTGGTTACACCAAGTTTCTCAGTAGAATACATGATGCTTAATACATTGCAATGGAAAATTTTATGTATTAAACCAAAGTTAAACATAGAGCAACACATTACCATGTAACCATATGATTATCATAGATTATGGTGTTCCTGTCTACACCCTTAGTTTCCCATCGACTTTTAGCTGGTAAAGATTATAAATTCCATAGAGATGTAATGTGAAGTTAGATGCTACCTTAGCTAATATACATAAGTTTGGTAACGAAAATTCAGCCAGAGGTAACATCCATACTATGGGAGCATTTAATTAGGAGAGGTGATTTCAACTTATCCTAGAGTACTTGTGTAAGTGGTGGGAAGAGCTTATGGATATCATAAGCTATTTTCAGCTTATCTTCACAAACTAGCTTATAAAACAATTTAAACATAACTTACATTAAATCCTACCTATTTCCTATTCAATTGTAGAAACAGTTTATAGAAAACCACATGCCAATAAGCGATAAGTGTTTAAATAAACGGTTTACTCAAACACCCCCTTAGACTTTGTTTTTATTGAGATTTGCTTACAGATTACCCCATACAATGAGCAAATGACAGCATTCATCACAAGCAAATTATTATAACAAGAAGGAAACATACGATTTGCAAGCCCTTCAGATGCTGCTTTTAATTTTTCCGGGTTAGCATGAAATTCATATCGGTCCTGACGCAGTTCATTAGCTGTAGAGGCTGAAACCCCGTGTGTTGATTCAGGCATTTCCCACCTGAAACCAAATCATCATCCCAAAATATGAAACACAACAACACATAAAAAACATCAGATAAAACTATGCTTTTCCACACACAAAAATATGATTATCATAGATTTCTATTATGGACCGACCATTAGCCCAAAAGGAGGAGGCCTAATTATCATTCCACTAAAGCATCGAGGGTACGGTGCGACCTCACTCTAGAGCTCCACACTAGATCCACACCAGGAACTGATGCTTACCATTAGATTCATTAGACATTCTCCGACATTCCATAATCGTCATTCATATATAAGGCATCTTACATGAGATTTAAGGTATTCTCTACTCATCATTTTCTTACTAACTTGAACGTTGAAGTGTTAACCTTATAGCTCCACCCCGCGTAAGTGCTAACTTTGCAGATCCTTCCACCCTGTCTGTACCGGAGATCTCATCCACTGCATCAAGGCTTTACTCCCCCATCTCACCAAACATTAATGGTTCGCCGTAGAACAATTTGTAAACTAATAACAACTTCATTTCCATCTCAACATCCAATTTGCAAATTAAAAAAACCAAACAAGAACTCCAAATTTAAATGAAGAACCATGTTATGCAAACGAAAACTGATTAATTAACCAAACACACGCTATATAAATAAACAAGAACTAGAATTCCAATAAAAACTGattaattaataaactgaaacGAAAGTGAAATTGAAATGAATCATGATAAAGGAGAAGTAACAAACCTCTTGGGGCCAAAGGTAGCTCGGGGCAAAGAAACGAAACCACGAAGAGGATTGATAACATCAGGAGACACAGAATATCGAATTTTGGGATCAGAAGGAAGGATCCATTTGGATGCAGAGAACGATAATGAATCCGCCGTTTCGTCTTTGAATAATTTGGAAGGAAGAGAGTGTTTGAGAATTTCTGGAAGAACGTCGGCGTGATCTTGAACGACGTGTCGTTCATCTGAATTGATTTTTGAGATTGGTGGATTCTTTTGGGATAATTTTGTAATGGCTTGTTTGGATTCCTGGAAGAAATAAGCAGCTTCTTTTCCTGCTAACCTTCCCGCTAGAAAACTCATCTTCTGTATTGATTAGTTAATTCTTTTGAAGCTAAAACCACTTTGTAATGGTTCAAACATACGCATATCTACCTGTATATATAGTTGTTAGGATTATCTTTATAAAAGCCAAATGTGTTTTTAGTTTCTCTTCATTTAACttaaataatgttttttatttcaGCAGACCAAACAGTAAATCATTTAAAACTTACCGAAACTTTTATTATTGAGTATTTCCTATGTtgcttttta encodes:
- the LOC131642120 gene encoding uncharacterized protein LOC131642120, with translation MSLLHLQPINGKSQLLVRTPFSHKKYGRKPFIFRPQAVSSKTQRIMEGVSVSGEVGGAGGAYSYQALKRLDQLWSNICSPQQVVQEPQQVVSTIPSLFTSSDLADKAQGSYDVIVCGGTLGIFIATALCARGLRVAVVERNVLKGREQEWNISRKELLELVEVGVLEEDDIERVTAAKFNPNRCGFERKGDIWVNNILNLGVSPARLIEIVKKRFISLGGVILEGLSVSCINVYDDAAVLKLSGDNILSSRLIIDAMGNFSPIVKQIRRGRKPDGVCLVVGTCARGFENNSLSDVIFSSSTVKKVGDSKAQYFWEAFPAGSGPLDRTTYMFTYVEPRPGSPKLEELLEEYWELMPEYQGVSLDNLEILRVLYGIFPTYRESPLPAAFSRVLQFGDASGIQSPVSFGGFGSLTRHLGRLSAGIHEAISGDYLDAYNLSLLNPYMPNLSASWLFQRAMSAKQQSDEVPEDFINELLYANFSCMQRLGDPVLRPFLQDVVQFGPLSKTLGLVMLTRPQILPSIFKQVGIPVLLDWFRHFLMLGYYTFLATFADPIVRPLINTLPSKTSFQWKRHLEAWKYGSGLDYKL
- the LOC131642131 gene encoding uncharacterized protein LOC131642131: MSFLAGRLAGKEAAYFFQESKQAITKLSQKNPPISKINSDERHVVQDHADVLPEILKHSLPSKLFKDETADSLSFSASKWILPSDPKIRYSVSPDVINPLRGFVSLPRATFGPKRWEMPESTHGVSASTANELRQDRYEFHANPEKLKAASEGLANLGKAFAIATAVVFGGAAMVIGTVASKLELHNMDDLKTKGKDVVEPQLDNIKKQFIPMKIWAENMSKKWHLERKDVEQKAFVKDLSNLFGAK